Proteins encoded by one window of Papio anubis isolate 15944 chromosome 7, Panubis1.0, whole genome shotgun sequence:
- the SERPINA5 gene encoding plasma serine protease inhibitor: MQLFLLLCLVLLSPQEASLHRHHPRETKKRVKDLHVGATVAPSSRRDFTFDLYRALASAAPSQNVFFSPVSISVSLAMLSLGAGSSTKRQILEGLGLDFQKSSEEQLHRGFQQLLQELNQPRDGFQLSLGNALFTDLVVDVQDTFMSAMKTLYLADSFPTNFGDSAGALKQINDYVAKQTKGKIVDLLKNLDSNAVMVMVNYIFFKAKWETSFNHKGTQEQDFYVTPETVVRVPMMSREDQYHYLLDRNLSCRVVGVPYQGNATALFILPSEGKMQQVENGLSEKTLRKWLKMFKKRQLELYLPKFSIEGSYQLDKVLPKLGISNVFTSHADLSGISNHTNIQVSEMVHKAVVEVDESGTRAAAATGTIFMFRSARLSSQKIVFNRPFLMFIVDNDILFLGKVNRP, from the exons ATGCAGCTCTTCCTCCTCTTGTGCCTGGTGCTTCTCAGCCCTCAGGAGGCCTCCCTTCACCGCCACCACCCCCGGGAGACGAAGAAGAGAGTCAAGGACCTCCATGTAGGTGCCACGGTGGCCCCCAGCAGCAGAAGGGACTTTACGTTCGACCTCTACAGGGCCTTGGCTTCTGCTGCCCCCAGCCAGAACGTCTTCTTCTCCCCTGTGAGCATCTCCGTGAGCCTGGCCATGCTCTCCCTGGGGGCTGGGTCCAGCACAAAGAGGCAGATCCTGGAGGGCCTGGGCCTCGACTTCCAGAAAAGCTCAGAGGAGCAGCTGCACAGAGGCTTTCAGCAGCTCCTGCAGGAGCTCAACCAGCCCCGTGATGGCTTCCAGCTGAGCCTCGGCAATGCCCTTTTCACTGACCTGGTGGTGGACGTGCAGGACACCTTCATGAGTGCCATGAAGACGCTGTACCTGGCAGACTCTTTCCCCACCAACTTTGGGGACTCTGCGGGAGCCCTGAAGCAGATCAATGATTATGTGGCAAAGCAAACGAAGGGCAAGATTGTGGACTTGCTTAAGAACCTCGACAGCAACGCGGTCATGGTCATGGTGAATTACATCTTCTTTAAAG cTAAGTGGGAGACAAGCTTCAACCACAAAGGCACCCAAGAGCAAGACTTCTACGTGACCCCGGAGACTGTGGTGCGGGTACCCATGATGAGCCGCGAGGACCAGTATCACTACCTCCTGGACCGGAACCTCTCCTGCAGGGTGGTGGGGGTCCCCTACCAAGGCAATGCCACGGCTTTGTTCATTCTCCCCAGTGAGGGAAAGATGCAGCAGGTGGAGAATGGACTGAGCGAGAAAACACTGAGGAAGTGGCTTAAGATGTTCAAAAAGAG gCAGCTCGAGCTTTACCTTCCCAAATTCTCCATTGAGGGCTCCTATCAGCTGGATAAAGTCCTTCCCAAGCTGGGGATCAGTAACGTCTTCACCTCCCACGCTGACCTGTCCGGCATCAGTAACCACACAAATATCCAGGTGTCTGAG ATGGTGCACAAAGCTGTGGTGGAGGTGGATGAGTCGGGAACCAGAGCAGCGGCAGCCACGGGGACAATCTTCATGTTCAGGTCGGCCCGCCTGAGCTCTCAGAAGATAGTGTTCAACAGGCCTTTTCTGATGTTCATTGTGGATAATGACATCCTCTTCCTTGGCAAAGTGAACCGCCCCTGA